DNA sequence from the Agromyces aureus genome:
CGGGCCCGGCTGGCGGATCGCATCGCGCGCCCGCTGGTCCCGATTGTTCTGATCGTGGCAGCTCTGATCATCGGGTTCGGGTTCCTGATCGGCGACCCGGGCCTGTGGACGGAACGTGCACTGGTCGTGCTCGTCGCGGCTTCCCCGTGTGCTCTGGCGATCGCGGTGCCCGTGACGGTGATCTCGGCGATTGGTGCGGCGAGCCGGTTCGGCGTCATCATCAAGTCCGGTGCCGCGTTCGAGCAGCTCGGCGCGATCCGCATTGTCGCGTTCGACAAGACTGGCACCCTGACTCGTAACCAGCCCGAGGTCGTCGACATCGACACGTTGAACCTGGACCGTGACGAGGTCGTGAGGTTCGCTGCGGCCCTCGAGGCGAACAGCACCCACCCGCTTGCGTCCGCGATCCTGGCCGCCGCACCCGCGCACCCGACCGCATCGGAGGTGACCGAGGACGCCGGCCACGGTCTCACCGGCAAAGTCAACGGCAGCACCGTGCGAGTTGGCAGCACCAGGTGGCTGGACGCTGGCGTCCTGGCCGAGCGCGCGCACGCGATGGAAGCCGACGGCATGACCGTCGTGGTCGTCGACGTCGACGGGAGCACTGTTGGCGTGATCGGAATCCGTGACGAGCTCAAGCCCGAAGCCGCCGACACGATCCGTCAGCTCGAGGCGGCCAGGATCGGCAGTGTCATGCTCACCGGCGATAACACCCGCACCGCGAAGGCGCTCGGCGCCCAAGTCGGCATCAGCGACATCCGCGCCGAGTTGCGACCCCAGGACAAGGCAGCCGCGATCCAAGCCCTCTCCTCCGTCAAGCCCACGGCCATGATCGGTGACGGCATCAACGACGCGCCCGCTCTCGCCGCAGCGGACGCAGGCATTGCCATGGGAGCGACCGGTTCCGCGGCCGCGGTCGAATCCGCGGATGTCGCGTTCACCGGCACAGACCTGCGGCTGATCCCGCAAGCCCTCGCGCATGCCCGCCGCGGCCGGCGCATCATGACCGGCAATATCGTGCTCTCGCTCGCGATCATCATCGTGCTCTTCCCCCTAGCCCTGTTCGGCGTGCTCGGGCTCGCCGGGGTGGTCCTCGTACACGAGATCGCTGAAGTCTTCGTGATCCTCAATGGCGTCCGCGCCGCTCGCCGGAGGGCTCTCCCCGCAGCATGAAATAGCATCAGGTTCCAGATCGGCGTCCTCAGCGCGATCCTCGTTTCCGGCGCGCGATCACCGCACTCGCACTCAGCCAGCCCGGCGCAACCACGCCTGAGAGCAGTAGCAGCGGCAACTCGGTGGCCGTCGCAGTCATCGCGGAGAACAGCCACCGGCTGGACGTCGCAGACAACGGCACCGTGGCGTTCACGGAGTTCCTGATTTCGAATGCGAGGTGTGCGGCGCGGTGTACCCGTTTGTCGAAGGGCTCCGCGAGGAGTATGCCGGCGACGTGACGCGGCGATCGCCGTTGAGACTGCAGCGCAGCAGGGCGAGTTCGGACCGGGTCTCAAAGGCAGACCTATTCCGGTAGTTCGGTGAAGAGATCGGCCTCGATATATGGCCGGCTACGACGCGATTGTGGCCGACCCATCCATCGAAGCACGGGTTCAGTACGACGACGATGCGACCGCGCTCGGCGCCCCAGGCGCCCCGACGATCTTCATCGACGACGGCCTCGTTCCGCTCACCTCTCCGTGCGGTTGTGCGCGTTGAGACGCTGCAAGTAGCGGTTATACGCCTCGAGTTCTGGGTCACCGGTGCGGTCGATACGGAAGTCCCTGGCTCGAGCGAGGCGAGTATCGTCCCGATACCAGCGGGCAAGAAGGACGAGGGCCAACGCCAGCGTTGGGGCTTCACCGTATGACCATGCGAGTGCGCCCGCGATGCTCTGGTCGGCCACGGGGTCGATGGCCCAGGAAGGGGGCGGTGAAGCGAAGTACGGTACCAGTGGCGTGATGGCCATCATGACGATCACGCCGAAGAACGCGTGCAACGGCATTTCCGAGAAGAGGTCGACGAGCCGGCCGAGATGGGATTGCCGCTTGGGAAGCGGGTCCGAGGAGATGAGCGGGACGGTGAACAGGATGCCCGCCGCCAGGAACGACAGCTCAAGCCCGAGATGTCCGAGCCAGGTGTTCAGCAGAACGTTCGCAATGTTGCTGAGGTAGATGCCGTAGAACGCGAACAGGAACAGCGGAATCATGAAGCCGGGATGGAGCACGAACCGCGAAACTCGTGACTGCAGGCCGGCTATCGCAATCCGAAGCAGCAGCCGGCCGACGCCATGATGCGGGGTGGCTCGGAGCAGCAGCGTTCCCGGCGAGCCGAGCACGAGAAGCGGCGGGATAGCCATCATCAGCGTGAGTTGCTGGAACATGAACACAGAGAACAGTTCGTATCCATATCCTTCCAGCCTGGTTCCCGTGGTCGCTGCGATGAGCAGGCAACCGATGAGAAACAGCCCGCCTCGCCAAACGGGCCACGGCCGTTTGAGCATCCGTAGCCGGATCCAGCCGCAGATGTACGCGCCAGCAAGGAGGGCCGCGAGCAGCGGAAGCACCGGGACCGGCTGCAGGTCGACTATCAGGAATTGCTCGAGGCTCGGCGGTTCCTCTGGAATCGACACGGGTCCGCTCACATCACCGCGGATCATCGGTGTCTGTCTCGAGATGATGTGGCCGGTACGGGGGCGCCGGAATGACCGTCCCAACCCGGAATCGTTCCGGGTCGGTTGTGGAACTGCTCCCGATCGGCGTGGGTCCACTGGTAGCCCAGGATTGCCGTGAGGATCAGGGCCGGAAGCGTCACGACAGCCCACAAGGTGACGCCTGCGGCTTGTTGCGCTGAGAGTGGGTCGACTTCCCAGCCTTCGGCAATGATCCCATACCAGCTCGGCAGGAGCAGGTCGTTCCGAGTCAGCAGGGTCAGACCGAAGATGGTCAGGAAGACCAAAGCGACGAGCAAAGCCATCAAACGGAGCGGGTAGGGGCTGCCCCGACCATCCTGCCCTGTTTCGAGGATCGATTGGCAGAAGAGGATGCCGACGATTAGGAATTGCGCGGTCGCCCATTGCTGACCGACGGGATCCTCCAGGACCCACCTGAGAACGGTCGGGGTGTACAACAGGATCATCGAGCAGGCGAACAGGGCGACGGTCGCGATCGGGTGGGTGGCCACGGCGGCCACGCGGGACTGCACCACGAGGACGGCCCACTCCCGCACGCCGCGGCTGCCGTCACTCCGTGGTCGCGCCGCTCGGAGGAGCAATGAGGTCGGTGCACTGAGGACGAGAAGCAGAGGCACCGTCAGAATGAGCACACCCTGGCTGACCGTTTGAGCTGTGATCAGATACGGGGAGTACACGTTCGGGGCGCCGCTCGTGACGTAGTACAGCAACGCCATCCCAACGACCCAGCTCGCGCTGCGCCAGGTTGGCCATGGTTGTCCTCGTCGTCTGAGCTGGACCACCGCGCGGATGTATGCGGCTGTGCCGAGACCAGCGACGAGGAGCCAGACCGGGTCGAGCGACCAGGCGTCCAACACGCGGAGCGGACTGAAAGGGAGCGGGAGATCCTGACCTGTGAGGCGCTGAGATGGGGTGTTCGCGATCTGCTCCACAACCGGTGGCGATGTCCGGGAGAGGACCGTGGCAAGCCCGGATGCGACCCCCATGATCGCAAGCTCGACAATGACGAGTCGCCAGATCCGAGACCGAACTGATGAAGGCCTGGCTGGCTTGGTAAGCAGGCGGGTCCGGTAGTAGGCGCCCAAGACGCCGAGCGCCAACAGGAGAACGACCTTGGCTGAGAGCAGGCGTCCCCAATCGGTCGTGAGCATCTGCTCCGGAGATTGCAGCCGCAACGCCGCCCCGACCGTGCCGGCGGTGGTGAGGACGATGAAGCTGACGAGCGCGATGCTGGAGTACCGAGTCAGCGCGTTCGACGCCTGAGGCTCCGGAACTCGCCGGTGCGTGAGGACGAGGGCGAGGAGCCCGCCGATCCAAGCAGCGCTGGCCGCGACGTGGAGCCACAGCGCGCTGGCCGCAGCGGTGTGGCTGCCAGCGCCCGCCGCATGTCCCTGCAACGACACTGGCACCATGGCTGCGAACGCGGCGATCATGACGAACGCCACGGCAGTTTGGTTGCGAACAGCGAAGCACAACAACGTCAGCGCAGAAGCGGTCAGAACCGTGGCCAGCCAGGCTCGGCCGAGTTCGATCTGCGTCAGAAATTGACCCAGACTCGGTCCGAAGAGTTCAGGGGGCACCGTCCCAGCGACGCTGAGGAAGGTCAGCACGGTAGCTGCCGCGGCGCTCACCGTCCAAACGAGGGCGCCGCAAGCGCTGACGTCGAGCGCGTACCCGTATCCGGGTGATGCTCTCGGGAGGATCAGGGTCGCCAGCAGCAGCCCGCCGATCGTTGTCGCGGTCGCGAGGTTGGTGAGCCCCTTCATGACGGGCAACCCGTACTCGATGATGGGCGTGACTTCGAAGACCGGGGCGGGTCCAGTGGTCGTCGCGAGCACCCCGATCACGCATGCGGCGACCATTGCCGCTATGCCGAGCGAGGGGACAATGAACAGCGCCCTGCTCGATGGAGCTGGTATTCGTGTGCGAGGGCTAGATCGGGAGGACGACACCGCCAATCACCGCCTGCAACTGGTACAGCCAGGTACTCCACACTCCGGTGAGCATGAGCACGCCGATCAGGATCAGCAACAAGCCGCCGGCGAGGTTCACGCTGCGGAGGTGGGCGCGGATCACCATGACCGCGGTCGATGCCCACGAAAATCCGAGGGCGAGGAAGAGGAACGGCAGGCCGAGGCCAAGGCAATAGACCAGACCGAGGAGTGCGCCGCGCAACGCGGACCCGCCGTCAAGACTCAAGGCAGCAATTGCAGTGAGCGTCGGACCCATGCATGGCGTCCAGCCCAGCCCGAACACCACGCCGAGGATCGGAGCGCCAACGATCCCCCGGGACTGTGCCTGCTGCGGCTTGATGATGCGTTGGAAGAATCGGATCCGGCCGGTGAAGACCAGCCCCATCAGGATGATGATGATGCCGAGGGCCCGGGTGATCAGGTCCTGCCAGGCGATCAGTACTGAACCGAGGACGCCGAAAATGGCTCCGTACGCAACGAAGACCATTCCGAACCCGGCGATGAACAACACCGTGCCTGCCACCAAACGCTTGGAACCCTGAGCGGGGTGTGCGATTCCCCCGATGAACCCGAGGTAGCCGGGGACAAGCGGGAGCACGCACGGCGACGCGAACGAGATCAGACCTGCCGCTAGGGCGATCGGGATCGCCAGTATCAGTTCACCCGTCAGTACAACGGTGAACACGCTGTCGGGGATCATGGTGTCTCCGAGAGCACAGTGTTGATGAGCGCCTCGAGGATTGATGGGCTTGTCACCCTGCCGAGCACGCGGGCTGCCACCCGGTGCTCGGCATCCAGGACCAATGTGGTGGGCACGGCGTTGGGTGCGATGACTCCGCTAAATGCGAGCAGCGCCGCACCACCGTCAGCATCGATGATCGATGGGTATGTCACCCCGTAGGTTTCGGCGAAGGCACGAGCTGTCGCGACCTGGTCACGAATGTTCACGCCGATGAACTGGACCCCGTCCGGTTCGAACTGCTCGGACAGTGTTTGAAGGTCTGGAGCCTCTTTCCGGCACGGGGCGCAGCCCGCATACCAGAAGTTCACCACGAGAGGTTGTCCGTCGAAGTCCGTAGAACTGAGCTGGGCGCCGGCATCCGAGATGCCATCGAACTCCACCGTCTGGCCGCGCTCAGCCATGGGAACCTCGGTGATCGTGCCGTTGCCCGCGATGAAGTTCTTCCCGCTTCCTTCCCGGTACTGCGTGGCCACATCATTGGACGAACACCCGCTGAGCAGGAGCACGCCGAGGAACGTGGCGGCGAGCCGGGATCGAATCCGGCCGGTCATCTTCCGAGGGCGGCGTCGATCGCCGAGGTGAGGTCGTCCGCCGATCGCAGCTCGAGCAGTTCGCCGTTCAAAAAGAGGGTCGGGGTGCCGCTGACGCCCAGTGCGGTGCCGTCGGTCTGGTCGGAAAGCACCCGCTCCTCGGTTGTCGGGTCGGCGACGTCGGCGTCGTACTGGTCGAGGTCCAGGCCGAGCTCGTCGGCGTACTGACGGAAGACGTCGGCCTTCGAGTCTTGTTGTTCAGCCCACTGAGTCTGGGTCTCGAAGAGCTTCATGTACATCTCCTCGAACTTGTCTTGACGCCCCGCCGCTTCCGCCGCGATCGCCGCGTTGAGGGCGTTCTGGTGGCTCGGGATCGGGAAGTACCGGGCCACGAACGTAACCTCGCCGGCATACTTCTGCCGGAGTGACTCGATGAAGGGGAACGCTGCCCCGCAGGCCTCACACTCGAAGTCGAGGAACTCGACGAGGGTGACATCGGTCGCGCCGGGCTCGCCGAGAATGTGGCTGTCCTCGCGAATCACCTCATTTGGTGCGGTGGTGCTGTTCGCGTTGGGATCGGACGACGTGGGGCGGGTGACGAGGAAGATGATCACTACGACCAGGAGGAACGCGAACACGGCGCCGACATTGATCCAGAGGACCCTCCTGGTTCTGGCCTTTTCGACGGTGCCGGTGGGAGTCGCCGGGCGGGTGGCCTTGCTGGGGTTGCGCGGTGCGGTCATGATGTCTCCAATTTCAGCCGACCATCTCGGTCAGCCAGGCGTACGGGTCGATGGGGTCGGTCCCGTCCTCCCAAATCTCAAGGTGCAGGTGAGGTCCGGTGCTCTGACCGGTATTGCCGACTTCGCCGATCTTCTGACCGACCGCGATGATGTCCCCTTCGGTCACCTCGAGCGACCCGAATTGCATGTGCGCATACAAGCTGACGTATTTTCGGCCGGCCACGACATGCTCCACTTGAACTGAGACACCGAATCCCGAGTCGGATTCCTCCGCGGCGATGACGGTTCCCGCGGCGATGGCATCGATCGGTGTGCCTTCGCCCGGGGTCATGTCCAAGCCTTGATGGAAGGTGGAGCACCCGCCGCACGGCGCTTCTCGTGGCCCGTACCTGTCGGTCAGTGGTACGCCGACGGGGAATGGCCACTGAATGGGAGAGTTCCCATCGTTGATGAACGTTGCCGCGGTCCTCATGTTCGCCGCAGCGCGCAGTTCCTCCCCGGAAACCGCCGTGTAGGTCTCATTGGAGAGCGCCTGCAGGGTCGCATCGGGCGGTACCGAAATCGATTGCGTATCTCCGCGCCCCGACGCTGCGGCGACGTAGGCGTCCGCGGAGAGCGGGCCGACTACCGCAATCGGCATGGCGGAGGTCGCGAGAAGCAGGGCTGCGGTTATTCGCGCCAGGATCGCTGGTCGGGCATGGCGCGTGGGGCGTGGCGGGGTGTTGGAGGGCTGGGTGGAAGGCTCGACCGGGACCGCGGTCGTCGGTGGTCGCCGCTCGGGCTTTCCCATGGCCTGTCGTCGGGTTAGCTGGTTCGACTGAGGTGGTATTTGGTTCATCGGGTCTCTCTGCAACAAGCCGTGTCGGCCTGGCGGGCATGGAGGCACAAGGAGTCCTGCGGCGGCGACGCGGCGCTCGGTGGGCGCCGCGAAACCGTGAGAACTCGGCGTGCTTCTAGACCCGGCTGATGCAGAGAGCCGTCAGGGTCGGTGCTGGCGTCCACGCGGGCGTAGACAACACCCTGCTGAGAGGCGTGGCGATGAGAGCGGCAGCCGCCGCGATGCTCGGTGGGCGTCGCAGCCGGAGGAGCACCATGAGCAAGGCGGTGACGCATCCCAGCCCGATGGAAATGCACAGTGCGAGGGAATCACCGATCGGGACCGCGTCCCGCTCGGTGGGCGTCGCCGTTGGGAGATCATCGGCGGAGTCCGCCTGGAGCGCGACCTCGATGCTGGCCGTGTTGAGCGTCCCGGTGGCCGCGTGACTGGACTCGTACGAGTGTGCGAGGAGCATTGCGAGGGCAGTGCCGATGATCAGGAGGACGGCAATCAGCGCGAGATGGAGACGCTGCGGTGGCAGTGGCGTCTCAATGCGACTCATGGGGTAGTACCTCGAGGACAGGGCTGATCAGGACAGCACGAAGATAGCAGACTGACCACTAAGCCTTCTGATCCGGCCATCCTCGATGATGAGCACGGGGCGCTGATGGGGCGGTCCGGGCGGCCAAGGCCACCATGAGCCCAGCGAGCCCCAGCCCGGAGACGAACCATTCGATCTGCCTCCCCGCGATGACGGCAGGGGTGACCGTGTCTGAGAGCGGGACCTCCGTGACGATGGCGCCGGGAACCCATGTGGGCAGTTCGGACTTCAAGGAACCGTCCGGTGCGATGATGGCACTCGTTCCGACGGTGGAGATGTTGATGACGCTCCGGGCGGTCTCCAGCGCCCGCATGCGAGCTATCGCAAGCTGCTGAACGCTCTCATCAGTCCGGCCGAAGTCAGCGTTATTTGTTTGGGCGAGGATCACTTGAGCGCCCGCCTGGATCATTTCTGTGATGAGGCGGTCGTCAGCGATGTCGAAGCAGATCGATACCCCGGCCGCTACACCGCCGATATCGAAGACGTTCTCGCGTGTCCCGATCGAGTAGTCCCGAGTGACGAGGTCGATGAGTTCAGGCGCGAATGGTCGCCAGAACGCACGGTCAGGCATGTACTCGGCAAAGGGAACGGGGTGAGCTTTGTCGTACCAATCGGTGATGCCTTTGCCGGGCTCCCAGAGCAGGGATGTGTTGAAGAACTCGTCGCCACGCGCGGTGATCGTACCGACGACCAGCGGTGCGTTGAGATCTTGGGAAAGCTGTTCGAGAAGCCGTGCTGATTGTGGTGAACGCAGCGGGTCGAGATCGGAGCTGTTCTCGGGCCAGACGACGACATCGACTGCGTCAGGCTCCAGGAGAGGCGTCGCCGCGCGATGGGCACGCAACAGCTCGCCCGGTCGATTCTCGGCGAAAAGACCGGCATCAGCACCGCCTTGGACCGCCGCAACCCGGAGCGTGGCGTTCGCTGTCGTAGGCCATCCGGGGATTGCGAGGAGGACTACGACGGCAGCAGCGATGACGAACGACGCCGTTCGGAACGGAACTTGCGGGTAGCGAAGCAGCTGCACGGACAGTGCGGCCAACCACGCCACAACGAAACTCACGCCGGCGGCGCCGATCCACGGGAGGAGGTCATCCAAGCCCCCGCTGGCTTGCGAGATCGACAAGCGACCCCACGCGAACCCCCCATACGGCCACACCGCGGCAACCCCCTCGCGTGCAGTCCAAACCCCAGCAACCGCCACCGGAATCAGCCCGAACCTACCTACGAGGGTTGGCCAAATCACGCTGCCGCGGGTGAGGAGAACGGCAATGAGCCCTGCGCTCAAGGCAAACAGCGCCGTCTCAAGCCCAGCCAAGGCGATCCACGGCAGGGGGCCGAGGTACAACGTGAGCCACTCCACATGGAGGAGCCAGAACGCACCCCCACCGGCGATTCCGATGAGGACGCCTCCGCCGAAACCGCGGCCAAGCAAACTTGCGAACAGTGCGCCCACGGCGACGGGCGCCATCCACCACCATCCGCGATCTGGGAACGCAGTATCGAGGAGAGCGCCGGCGGCCACCGCCACTGGGAGCGCAACCCAGAGCGGCATTCGGCTGGAACCCACGCTTCCCGGATGATTCACGGTCCGCAGCATAGGCGGCCGAAGCTGTCAGCACGCCGCACATGACAATGCCGCGGAGGAGATCAGGTGGACTCGCTGTTCCGTCACCAAACTGTCGCGGCGAGGACCAAGGGCTGGCGCGCAGCGACTGGGCAACACGACCTTGACGCCGCGCTCAGTTGCATCCGATTGACGTGAGTCTGCTGATTAGCAAGTTTGCTGACGCCTAATAACGCTAATATCGCCGTATGACGATGAATCGTGAGGTCGCGCGCTCCGGGCTTGCACCGGCCACTCTTCTGTTTCGTGCCCTCGGCGATCCCAATCGGCTACTCATCCTGCAGCACCTGCTCTCCGGTGAGCACACCGTGCGAGAGTTGACGGAGCATCTCCGTCTCGCTCAGAGCACCGTCAGCGCTCACCTGGCTTGCCTGCACGACTGCGGGCTGGTCTCCTCTCAGCCTCGTGGGCGCTCGACGATCTGGTCACTCACGGCTGAGAGCGATCTGTTGGCGCTCCTTGCTGCGGCAGAGCGGCTCCTCGAGGCCACCGGGTACGCCGTGGTGCTGTGCCCAACCTGCGGGGCCAACGCGCACGACGTGCGCGGTGAGCTGTCCCTCGTCAGCGCGGAAGGCTAGCCATGTCCCACGAACACAACCACGGCACGTCCAGCAACAGGACACGACTCGCGATCGCATTCGCGATAACCGCGTCCATCCTCATCGCGGAGGTGATCGGTGCGGTACTGACCGGTAGCCTCGCCCTCCTCGTCGACGCTGGCCACATGCTCACGGATGCAGGTGGGCTGCTCATGGCGCTCATTGCAGCATCGCTTGTGCTGCGGCCGGCAACCGCTCGGTACACCTGGGGATTCAAGCGAGCGGAGGTGCTCGCCGCCCTTGCGCAGGCCGCCATTCTGCTCGCCGTAGGCATCTACGCGTTCATCGAGGGAGTGAAGCGACTGTTCGAACCACCGGAGGTGTCCTCGACAGGCCTTCTGGTGTTCGGCGTGATCGGACTGGTAGGCAACATCGCTGCCATCCTGATCCTCAGCGCCGGTCGTGGCGCGAACCTCAACATGCGAGCGGCATTTCTTGAGGTCATCAACGACGCGCTCGGATCCGTCGCCGTCATCATCAGTGCACTCGTCATCGCGGCCACAGGCTGGACGCAGATCGACGCTCTGGCCGCCATGCTGATCAGCGCGCTCATCATCCCCAGAACGCTGATCCTGCTCAAGGAATCGGCGAGCGTTCTTCTCGAATCAACACCAAAGGGACTCGATCTCGACGATGTCCGGGCCCACATCCTCGCAATCCCGCATGTACTCGCCGTGCACGACCTGCATGCATCACAGATCGCAACCGGGCTTCCAATCCTGAGCGCGCATGTCGTCGTCGAGCCCACGTGCTTCCAGGACGGACATGCGCCCGATATCCTCGCCGATCTTCAGAAATGTGTCGCCGATCACTTCCAGGTGAAAATCGACCACTCGACATTCCAAATCGAACCCAGCAACCACCGAGCAGCTGAGACGAATGCCCATGAATAGGTCCCACAGCTGCGACTGAGGAGATGAGCTCATCTCGTCCGCTCGCAGAACGATGTGGTCTTCACGACAGCCGTGCCATTGTGGGCGGCGTCAGTGAATGAGCGCCTTCAACAGCATCATGACGAGGCCAAAGGCGGCGGTACCGAGCGCGCCGGCCACTCGGATTGGCCACGTTGCGCCGCGCCGCGCGAAGGCGATCCAGCCAAGGACCGCGAGAACCAGGACACCAGCCCAGAGGGCAGCCCAAAGCGCTCGCGAATCCTCAACGACATCGGTCGCGCCGAGTAGCAGGATGACCAACGGGATGGCTGATGACGCCAGCAATCCCAACGATCGTCGAACCGAGAGTTGAAATGCCTCGCCCAACCCCCGCACGCGGTCGTGCTCGAGCCCGTGACGGGCAACCGTGCCGGCATACACGTGAGCCGCCCAGAATACGACCACCGTCACCGCGACCTGCCAGAACAACTGCCAGGCGCTGGTGCCGCTTCCCCCGGCCACGACAATCATGCCCGATACAAGAATCACGCCGTAGACGGATTCCTCAGTCACGAATGCCGTACGTGCCAACTCTCTCGCGCGTGAGGATTGAGGGCGCCAGTTGCGCCCAGCTCCCTCCTGTGACCCGCTCATGATGCCCAGCATTGCACGCTGATGGTCTGAACGTCACGAGGAGAGTCTGGTGCGACTCACGCCATCCGGAAGTTCCCCAGCATCGCCGACCGCTCATGCCCCCGCGAACAGCGCGAGGCGAATCGCGTCCCGATGAGCTGGTCGTCAGGCGAGGAGCGTTTCGCCGATATAGCCGCCCTTCTCGCACCCGGGCGGGATCGCGAATACCGCCGAGCCGACCGGGGTGGTCCACTCGTTGAGGAGGTCGAGGTCATCCAGTCGGCGCTGAATCGGCACGAACTGGGTGTCGATATCCGCTTGGAATGAAATGAAGACGAGCCCGGTGTTCGAGATCATCGACGGGTCCGATGGTGCGTCGTCGTAGTTATAGGAACGCCGGAATATGCGCTCGTGAGTGGCATCCGACCGCGCCCGCCGAATGTGTGAGAACTCCGGGATGGTTGGGAACCCGACCGTCGTGGTGTGATTGAAATCGGGCTCGTCCTGTTCGCGAGTACCGGTCAGCGGGGCACCATTGTCGAGGCGTCGTCCGACGGCGAGCTCGCGGCCCGGCCTGTCGAGGCGATCCCATTTGTCGACATTCATGTCGATGCGTCGCATCACCATGCTGGTCCCGCCAGCGAGCCATGACTTGTCATCGATCCAGACGACGGACTCGAGATCCGCGGTGCCAAGTTTCGGATTCGTGGTTCCGTCAATCTGACCGAACAGGTTCCG
Encoded proteins:
- a CDS encoding ArsR/SmtB family transcription factor, coding for MTMNREVARSGLAPATLLFRALGDPNRLLILQHLLSGEHTVRELTEHLRLAQSTVSAHLACLHDCGLVSSQPRGRSTIWSLTAESDLLALLAAAERLLEATGYAVVLCPTCGANAHDVRGELSLVSAEG
- a CDS encoding cation diffusion facilitator family transporter, with amino-acid sequence MSHEHNHGTSSNRTRLAIAFAITASILIAEVIGAVLTGSLALLVDAGHMLTDAGGLLMALIAASLVLRPATARYTWGFKRAEVLAALAQAAILLAVGIYAFIEGVKRLFEPPEVSSTGLLVFGVIGLVGNIAAILILSAGRGANLNMRAAFLEVINDALGSVAVIISALVIAATGWTQIDALAAMLISALIIPRTLILLKESASVLLESTPKGLDLDDVRAHILAIPHVLAVHDLHASQIATGLPILSAHVVVEPTCFQDGHAPDILADLQKCVADHFQVKIDHSTFQIEPSNHRAAETNAHE